A stretch of the Candidatus Jettenia sp. AMX2 genome encodes the following:
- a CDS encoding AAA family ATPase → MAKDLRCWLAESDFLAEQREPLELSEKQLSYVTTRTDSGYRRIKGPAGTGKSLVLVARAAKLFGEGKEVLVVTYNITLLHYLKGLAARWPAPPNVMIEKKNIIDKVKRLPSDVMKINKIKRLVGNLPMVGRVPIPPAPPGKTGKNITWLNFHHWCKRVCQECNREEEYKVLWNEHPREEVLDHRLPELVSQIIDEDKANVIPRYDAVLVDEGQDFLPGWWNALRKVCRKEGEMLLVADATQDIYGTAKAWTDEKMTGAGFSGKFGKLEISYRLPPKALKYAREFAEQFLPQDNVDPPVSVQGELDLYPCKLRWIQTNADQALRVCTNEILSMAPNAGPGILAIPDITFLTGINNFGREVVARLDEQGVRVIHTFTNGNNDREARRRRMHFYARGVSGIRATTLHSFKGWESRALVVYVDPNAASRSLALIYTGLTRIKRHVGGGYLTVVSCAQNLREYGRTWPEYSECH, encoded by the coding sequence TTGGCGAAGGATTTAAGATGCTGGCTGGCAGAATCTGACTTTTTAGCTGAACAGAGAGAACCTCTGGAATTAAGTGAGAAGCAGCTATCTTATGTTACAACCCGAACAGACTCTGGATATCGCCGTATCAAAGGCCCAGCAGGTACCGGGAAATCACTGGTTTTGGTTGCACGTGCAGCTAAATTGTTTGGCGAAGGAAAGGAGGTACTGGTTGTCACTTACAATATTACGCTTCTGCATTATTTAAAGGGTCTGGCAGCCCGTTGGCCCGCACCTCCCAATGTTATGATCGAAAAGAAAAATATAATAGATAAAGTTAAACGCCTACCTTCAGATGTTATGAAGATAAATAAAATTAAGCGTCTAGTAGGTAATTTACCTATGGTAGGTCGTGTACCCATACCTCCCGCACCTCCCGGAAAAACAGGAAAGAACATCACCTGGCTGAACTTTCACCACTGGTGTAAGCGCGTATGTCAGGAGTGCAACCGCGAAGAAGAATATAAGGTATTATGGAATGAACATCCCCGGGAAGAAGTGTTGGATCATAGACTACCGGAACTGGTCTCTCAAATAATTGATGAAGATAAGGCAAATGTCATTCCGAGGTACGATGCAGTGCTGGTAGATGAGGGGCAGGATTTCCTTCCGGGTTGGTGGAATGCCCTCAGAAAGGTCTGCCGGAAAGAAGGAGAAATGCTGCTTGTTGCAGACGCAACGCAGGACATTTATGGTACTGCTAAGGCATGGACGGATGAAAAAATGACAGGCGCAGGCTTTTCTGGTAAGTTTGGAAAATTAGAGATTAGTTACCGTTTGCCGCCAAAGGCACTGAAATACGCAAGAGAGTTTGCAGAACAATTTCTCCCTCAGGATAACGTCGATCCTCCTGTATCAGTGCAGGGAGAATTAGATTTATACCCTTGCAAGCTAAGATGGATACAGACGAATGCTGATCAGGCGTTAAGGGTGTGTACAAATGAGATTCTTTCCATGGCCCCGAATGCAGGTCCGGGGATACTTGCAATCCCTGATATTACATTTCTTACCGGGATCAACAACTTTGGACGTGAAGTCGTTGCCCGATTAGACGAACAAGGTGTGAGGGTTATTCATACATTTACGAACGGTAATAATGACCGGGAAGCACGAAGGCGAAGAATGCACTTCTATGCAAGAGGGGTATCAGGCATCAGGGCAACAACTTTGCATAGCTTCAAGGGATGGGAATCACGTGCGCTTGTTGTATATGTTGATCCAAATGCTGCCAGCAGGTCGCTTGCCCTTATTTATACAGGATTAACCCGCATCAAAAGACATGTTGGGGGTGGTTACCTGACGGTTGTTTCCTGTGCGCAAAATCTCAGAGAGTACGGAAGGACATGGCCTGAATATTCCGAGTGCCATTGA
- a CDS encoding nuclease-related domain-containing protein produces MPRIVSPPVNQLDKLQPPLTEGERLVFNFFHQHLPPEWEIYLQPHLNGLRPDFVLLHPNAGIAVFEVKDWDLDTMKYWVEERPGKPPVLLARKNGEQATIQCKNPVEQIYRYKQELHELYCPGLDQRAGFVVITAGIIFPFARENEVRSLLSPCLHYRRMSQYPQNYPVSGAGSIHTGNINKVFPKYNRQSSRYMNE; encoded by the coding sequence ATGCCCCGAATTGTATCGCCACCGGTTAACCAGTTAGATAAACTGCAACCGCCACTGACTGAGGGAGAACGGCTGGTGTTCAATTTCTTTCATCAGCACCTTCCGCCTGAATGGGAAATCTACCTTCAACCACACCTGAACGGATTGCGCCCGGACTTTGTATTGCTACACCCTAACGCTGGTATTGCAGTGTTTGAAGTCAAGGATTGGGATTTGGATACAATGAAGTACTGGGTCGAAGAAAGGCCTGGTAAACCACCTGTTTTGCTTGCGAGAAAAAATGGAGAACAGGCTACTATTCAATGCAAAAATCCGGTTGAACAGATTTACCGATACAAACAGGAACTTCATGAATTATATTGTCCGGGACTGGATCAGAGGGCAGGATTTGTTGTTATTACTGCCGGTATCATCTTCCCGTTTGCCAGAGAGAACGAAGTCAGATCCCTATTATCACCATGCCTGCATTATCGTAGAATGTCCCAATATCCACAAAACTATCCAGTGTCGGGGGCGGGTTCAATTCATACCGGAAATATAAACAAAGTGTTTCCTAAGTACAACAGGCAGAGTTCCCGGTATATGAACGAATGA
- a CDS encoding tetratricopeptide repeat-containing protein produces MKVIKVLSVEVVFILLAKSVLFAQGAGILWDTLNKEVGELYLKGQYDRAEVVAKKALEVAEKKVGTDHPSVATSLHNLADIYRIQGQYAQAEPLYKRVLVIYEKSLGPDHPDVANCLTNLAQLYRATRRGKKAAEFEQRAAAIRTAER; encoded by the coding sequence GTGAAAGTAATCAAAGTCCTATCCGTTGAAGTGGTCTTTATACTTCTGGCCAAGTCTGTGTTGTTTGCGCAAGGGGCTGGCATTTTGTGGGACACCCTCAACAAGGAGGTCGGGGAACTTTATCTGAAGGGACAATACGACCGTGCAGAAGTGGTGGCAAAGAAAGCGCTGGAGGTAGCAGAAAAAAAAGTCGGGACTGATCATCCTTCTGTAGCCACGAGCCTGCATAACCTTGCAGATATATACCGTATTCAAGGCCAATATGCACAGGCCGAACCACTTTATAAACGTGTATTAGTGATCTATGAGAAATCTCTCGGCCCTGACCATCCCGATGTAGCCAATTGCCTTACTAATTTGGCCCAATTGTATCGGGCGACTCGGCGGGGGAAAAAAGCTGCGGAGTTTGAACAACGTGCAGCAGCTATTCGTACCGCAGAACGGTGA
- a CDS encoding SulP family inorganic anion transporter encodes MNEVTTTKSSKKFHNGIFTRLTSYFDTSNLKGDIFGGITAGVVALPLALAFGEASGMGPIAGLWGAIFVGFFASLFGGTQSQVSGPTGPMVVVFAGVLARVHDPSLVLMCVALAGILQIVMGACRVGHYIRLVPYPVTSGFMSGIGCIIISLQLARVFGHDSGGGGVMAALAAIPNAVQNPNMHAVVLTVLSLLIVFLWPRTLRRYMPSPLAALIICTTISVLVPGAPIIGSIPTGLPSFVIPTMSQDSMRIIIEAAVVLALLGAVDTLLTSLVADNITRTRHDSNRELIGQGIGNTISSLFGGVPGAGATMRTVINVRAGGLTRLSGMMHAMLLVAVVLALGPLASMIPHAVLAGILIKVGYDTIDWGYLRRAHMGPRWDLILMAIVLGLTVLVDLITGVAVGVVLASLAFVKQIAYLQLQTLGDTEEQISNEQEKALLKETNGGVLLFDFDGPLCFGAAADLGHHVRLKSKKATRFVILNFSNMPMLDLSAAKAVETIAETCRHSGRELYLSGMNARVRKVLEGLNVLTLIPPDHWYKTRLEALQSAHRIVTAKEQTA; translated from the coding sequence ATGAACGAGGTAACAACTACCAAATCGTCTAAAAAGTTTCATAACGGCATATTTACCAGACTAACATCTTATTTTGACACCAGTAATCTTAAAGGTGATATTTTCGGGGGGATCACCGCAGGGGTAGTTGCCCTGCCGCTGGCACTGGCGTTCGGGGAAGCTTCAGGGATGGGACCTATCGCCGGTCTATGGGGTGCCATCTTCGTGGGATTTTTTGCCTCCTTATTCGGGGGTACCCAGTCGCAGGTCTCCGGCCCCACCGGCCCTATGGTGGTGGTGTTTGCCGGGGTGCTTGCCAGAGTGCATGACCCCTCACTGGTTCTTATGTGTGTAGCGCTGGCCGGCATCTTGCAGATCGTAATGGGTGCATGCCGGGTAGGGCATTACATACGCCTGGTGCCGTATCCTGTAACATCGGGTTTTATGAGTGGTATAGGCTGCATTATCATCTCGCTGCAGCTCGCGCGAGTGTTCGGTCACGACTCCGGAGGCGGCGGTGTTATGGCAGCGCTGGCAGCCATTCCAAATGCGGTGCAGAATCCGAACATGCATGCCGTGGTGCTGACGGTACTGAGCCTTCTCATCGTGTTCTTGTGGCCCAGAACTCTGAGGAGGTACATGCCATCCCCGCTGGCCGCATTGATCATCTGCACGACCATCAGCGTATTGGTACCGGGAGCCCCGATCATTGGCAGTATTCCTACCGGCCTGCCATCATTCGTGATTCCAACTATGTCTCAGGATTCTATGCGTATTATTATCGAAGCTGCCGTCGTACTCGCCCTGTTAGGCGCCGTGGATACCCTGTTGACATCCCTGGTAGCCGACAACATAACGCGTACGCGCCATGATTCCAACCGGGAGCTGATTGGTCAGGGAATCGGTAACACCATTTCCAGTCTGTTTGGTGGTGTTCCGGGCGCAGGCGCCACCATGCGTACGGTGATTAATGTTCGGGCCGGCGGCCTGACCCGTCTGTCGGGCATGATGCATGCAATGCTGCTGGTGGCGGTAGTGCTGGCCCTGGGACCGCTTGCCTCGATGATCCCGCATGCCGTGCTGGCAGGCATACTGATCAAGGTTGGCTACGACACCATCGACTGGGGTTACCTGCGGCGCGCCCACATGGGTCCACGATGGGACCTCATCCTAATGGCAATAGTGCTGGGTCTTACCGTGCTGGTTGACCTGATCACAGGGGTGGCTGTGGGTGTGGTGCTGGCATCGCTTGCCTTTGTGAAACAGATTGCCTATCTGCAACTGCAGACCCTTGGGGATACGGAGGAGCAGATATCCAACGAACAGGAAAAGGCGTTGCTCAAGGAGACTAACGGCGGGGTCTTGCTGTTCGATTTTGACGGCCCGCTTTGTTTCGGTGCAGCAGCGGATCTTGGTCACCACGTGCGCCTCAAATCCAAGAAAGCAACAAGGTTCGTTATCCTCAACTTTTCCAACATGCCGATGCTGGATCTGTCGGCAGCCAAGGCGGTGGAGACCATCGCAGAGACCTGCCGCCACAGCGGGAGGGAACTGTATCTATCGGGCATGAATGCCAGGGTAAGAAAGGTGCTGGAGGGCCTAAACGTCCTTACTCTGATACCGCCGGATCATTGGTACAAAACGCGTCTGGAAGCGCTGCAGTCGGCGCATCGTATCGTCACTGCAAAAGAACAGACCGCATAA
- a CDS encoding SulP family inorganic anion transporter, with translation MSEVTTTKSSKKFHNGIFTRLTSYFDTSNLKGDIFGGITAGVVALPLALAFGEASGMGPIAGLWGAIFVGFFASLFGGTQSQVSGPTGPMVVVFAGVLARLHDPSLVLMCVVLAGILQIVMGACRVGHYIRLVPYPVTSGFMSGIGCIIISLQLARVFGHDSGSGGVMAALAAIPNAVQNPNMHAVVLAVLSLLIVFLWPRTLRKYMPSPLAALIICTTISVLVPGAPIIGSIPTGLPSFVIPTMSQDSMRIIIESAVVLALLGAVDTLLTSLVADNITRTRHDSNRELIGQGIGNTISSLFGGVPGAGATMRTVINVRAGGLTRLSGMMHSMLLVAVVLALGPLASMIPHAVLAGILIKVGYDTIDWGYLRHAHMGPRWDLILMAIVLGLTVLVDLITGVAVGVVLASLAFVKQIAYLQLQTLGDTEEQISNEQEKALLKETNGGVLLFDFDGPLCFGAAADLGHHVRLKSKKATRFVILNFSNMPMLDLSAAKAVETIAETCRHSGRELYLSGMNAKVRKVLEGLNVLTLIPPDHWFKTRLEALQSAHRIVTAKEQTA, from the coding sequence ATGAGCGAGGTAACAACTACCAAATCGTCTAAAAAGTTTCATAACGGCATATTTACCAGACTAACATCTTATTTTGACACCAGTAATCTTAAAGGTGATATTTTCGGGGGGATCACCGCAGGGGTAGTTGCCCTGCCGCTGGCACTGGCGTTCGGGGAAGCTTCAGGGATGGGACCTATCGCCGGTCTATGGGGTGCCATCTTCGTGGGATTTTTTGCCTCCTTATTCGGGGGTACCCAGTCGCAGGTCTCCGGCCCCACCGGCCCTATGGTGGTGGTGTTTGCCGGGGTGCTTGCCAGACTGCATGACCCCTCACTGGTTCTTATGTGTGTAGTGCTGGCCGGCATCTTACAGATCGTAATGGGTGCGTGCCGGGTAGGACATTACATACGCCTGGTGCCGTATCCTGTAACATCGGGTTTTATGAGCGGCATAGGCTGCATTATCATCTCGCTGCAGCTCGCGCGCGTGTTCGGTCACGACTCCGGAAGCGGCGGTGTCATGGCAGCACTGGCAGCCATTCCAAATGCGGTGCAGAACCCGAATATGCATGCCGTGGTACTGGCGGTACTGAGTCTTCTCATCGTGTTCTTGTGGCCCAGAACACTGAGGAAGTACATGCCATCCCCGCTGGCCGCATTGATCATCTGCACGACCATCAGCGTATTGGTACCGGGAGCCCCGATCATTGGCAGTATTCCTACCGGCCTGCCATCATTCGTGATTCCAACTATGTCTCAGGATTCTATGCGTATTATTATCGAATCTGCCGTCGTACTCGCCCTGTTAGGCGCCGTGGACACCCTGTTGACATCCCTGGTAGCCGACAACATAACGCGTACGCGCCATGATTCCAACCGGGAGCTGATTGGTCAGGGAATCGGTAACACCATTTCCAGTCTGTTTGGTGGTGTTCCGGGCGCAGGCGCCACCATGCGTACGGTGATTAATGTTCGGGCCGGCGGCCTGACCCGTCTGTCGGGCATGATGCATTCAATGCTGCTGGTGGCGGTAGTGCTGGCCCTGGGACCGCTTGCCTCGATGATCCCGCATGCCGTGCTGGCAGGCATACTAATCAAGGTTGGCTACGACACCATCGACTGGGGTTACCTGCGGCACGCCCACATGGGTCCACGATGGGACCTCATCCTAATGGCAATAGTGCTGGGTCTTACCGTGCTGGTTGACCTGATCACAGGGGTGGCTGTGGGTGTGGTGCTGGCATCGCTTGCCTTTGTGAAACAGATTGCCTATCTGCAACTGCAGACCCTTGGGGATACGGAGGAGCAGATATCCAACGAACAGGAAAAGGCGTTGCTCAAGGAGACTAACGGCGGGGTCTTGCTGTTCGATTTTGACGGCCCGCTTTGTTTCGGTGCAGCAGCGGATCTTGGTCACCACGTGCGCCTCAAATCCAAGAAAGCAACAAGGTTCGTTATCCTCAACTTTTCCAACATGCCGATGCTGGATCTGTCGGCAGCCAAGGCGGTGGAGACCATCGCAGAGACCTGCCGCCACAGCGGGCGGGAACTGTATCTCTCTGGCATGAATGCCAAGGTAAGAAAGGTGCTGGAGGGCCTAAACGTCCTTACTCTGATACCGCCGGATCACTGGTTCAAAACGCGTCTGGAAGCGCTGCAGTCGGCGCATCGTATCGTCACTGCAAAAGAACAGACCGCATAA
- a CDS encoding cation diffusion facilitator family transporter, whose protein sequence is MKQRGRKATIIMIICNAFLFFIKITAGITSNSLAVISDAVNSVTDLIASIIIFFAVKTSSKQADEGHPFGHHRAEPIAGLIVAILVGILGFEILRTSAFDLLKTDKEYHISLYTVIVLLVSIGMKFVLSVYFKKTGRTIRSPALLASSVDSRNDVYVSATALTGVVCGYYGIHQIDTVMALFISFWIIYSGYKIGTQNIDYLMGKQPEPAILEEIQRKAGSIAGVTGIHDVRAHYVGNYIHVEIHISLDQHLTLTEAHGIGKNVQRAIEGMESIHKAFVHIDPI, encoded by the coding sequence ATGAAACAGAGAGGCCGTAAGGCAACTATTATCATGATCATCTGTAACGCATTTCTGTTCTTCATAAAAATCACAGCAGGTATCACGTCGAACAGTTTAGCGGTTATTTCCGATGCAGTAAATTCCGTTACTGATCTGATTGCATCAATAATTATATTCTTTGCGGTAAAAACCTCTTCAAAACAGGCTGATGAAGGGCATCCTTTCGGCCATCACCGGGCTGAACCAATAGCCGGATTGATTGTGGCAATCCTTGTTGGTATTTTAGGATTTGAGATACTGCGGACTTCTGCATTTGATTTACTAAAAACCGATAAGGAGTACCATATCAGCCTCTATACAGTTATCGTACTTCTCGTCTCGATAGGTATGAAGTTTGTGCTGTCTGTTTATTTTAAAAAAACCGGCCGTACTATCCGGAGTCCTGCCCTGCTAGCGAGTTCCGTTGACAGCAGAAATGATGTATATGTATCTGCCACCGCTCTGACGGGGGTTGTTTGCGGATATTATGGTATTCACCAGATAGATACTGTTATGGCGTTATTTATCAGCTTCTGGATAATCTACTCTGGTTACAAGATCGGTACCCAAAATATCGACTACCTTATGGGCAAGCAGCCGGAACCAGCTATTTTGGAAGAGATACAAAGAAAGGCTGGCTCCATTGCAGGCGTTACCGGAATTCATGACGTCCGCGCACATTATGTTGGCAATTATATCCATGTTGAAATCCATATATCTTTAGATCAACATTTAACATTAACGGAAGCGCACGGAATCGGGAAAAACGTCCAAAGGGCTATTGAAGGTATGGAAAGTATTCATAAGGCCTTTGTGCATATAGATCCAATATAG
- a CDS encoding hydrogenase maturation nickel metallochaperone HypA, with protein MSITMSMMDIVKYHMVENGVKQLKKLKIRIGKLTAIEPESLIFCFEVYTRNTSMEGAILEIENTPLIGRCNNCRKEFYREEYFSNCPVCNSEVVENISGRELDIISIEAE; from the coding sequence ATGTCAATCACCATGAGCATGATGGATATTGTTAAATATCATATGGTGGAAAACGGAGTAAAACAGTTGAAAAAACTAAAGATACGAATTGGCAAGCTAACTGCCATTGAACCGGAATCACTTATTTTTTGTTTTGAGGTCTATACCCGCAACACTTCAATGGAGGGGGCGATATTGGAAATAGAAAATACACCTTTGATTGGAAGATGCAATAATTGTAGGAAAGAATTTTACCGTGAAGAATATTTTTCAAATTGCCCTGTTTGCAACAGTGAAGTAGTTGAAAACATCTCTGGCCGTGAACTTGATATCATTTCCATAGAGGCAGAATAA
- the hypB gene encoding hydrogenase nickel incorporation protein HypB — protein MHDIFIGENILSRNKEIAAENKKMLKERNIFSINMVSSPGSGKTTIIEKTIGCLKDRIKLAVIEGDIQTNLDAQRISQYNIPVKQITTGRACHLDAHMIHHTLPWLFEQGDIQMLIIENVGNMVCPAEYALGEDMMIAVMSVTEGDEKPLKYPAIFYASGALLVNKTDLLTYTNFTIEKAVKNALRINPGLKIFTVSCTTGEGIKDWCDFLVDKVGQSAIIHRKDTKNAK, from the coding sequence ATGCATGATATTTTCATAGGCGAGAACATACTCTCACGAAATAAGGAAATTGCTGCTGAAAATAAAAAAATGTTGAAAGAGAGAAATATCTTTTCAATCAACATGGTAAGCTCTCCTGGTTCAGGCAAAACTACTATTATTGAAAAGACCATTGGATGCTTAAAGGACCGGATCAAGCTGGCCGTTATCGAAGGCGATATACAGACAAATCTGGACGCACAAAGGATATCGCAATACAATATCCCGGTAAAACAGATAACCACAGGAAGGGCCTGCCATCTGGATGCCCATATGATCCACCATACCCTGCCCTGGCTTTTTGAACAAGGGGACATTCAGATGCTTATTATTGAAAACGTGGGAAATATGGTATGCCCTGCAGAATATGCCCTCGGCGAAGATATGATGATTGCAGTGATGAGCGTTACGGAGGGAGATGAGAAGCCGCTGAAATACCCTGCCATATTTTACGCATCCGGAGCCCTTCTTGTCAATAAAACCGATCTTCTGACGTATACAAATTTTACCATAGAAAAGGCAGTGAAAAATGCATTGAGGATAAACCCAGGATTAAAGATTTTTACGGTTTCATGTACAACCGGTGAGGGAATCAAAGACTGGTGTGATTTTCTTGTGGATAAGGTTGGACAATCGGCAATAATTCACCGCAAAGACACAAAGAACGCAAAATAA
- the hypF gene encoding carbamoyltransferase HypF yields MNPKTRITITGIVQGVGFRPFIYHLANKYNLKGFCLNNSRGVFIEVQGDMVDEFIREIKTSPPPLSKIEKLTSHSIFSNEVFEDFRIRESLTYEGEFALVSPDISVCHECLKELSDPYDRRYRYPFINCINCGPRYSIIRDIPYDRSSTTMASFSLCEECNREYHDPANRRFHAQPNACPACGPAVWLVEKGQKPDLCIKNTNYPAIRKAKELLQEGAIIAIKGLGGFHLACDATNNDAVRRLRERKRRSNKPFALMAPDSETVRSFCLVSEEEKAILEGRIRPIVILKKSLPNPVSDTVAPNNNHFGLMLPYTPLHYLLLEPEEIRFTALVMTSGNKSEETIVITNEESVERLSSLADFFLLHNRDIYMRVDDSIVRSQRRIIPDLKRSEISDSIYENQEITSQIQIIRRARGFVPETIDLEEEMADILACGAELKNTFCLVKQKKAILSQHIGDLQNYDTLEFFKECLKNLKNTFRINPQIIAHDLHPDYLSTGFALEYAAQTDIPQSHIIPVQHHHAHIVSCMTEHHLNRKVIGIAFDGTGYGTDGNLWGGEFLIAGKGNFIRKAHLQYIPMPGGDKAAKEPWRMAIAYLYSAFGNDMFNALPSFLNRFNKKDLVLIITMIKNSLNSPLSSSAGRLFDAVSSLLGICDRITFEGEAAIGLETVAEDHDEKDAKSYPFKIISGIPMLVDLKPLVLSIVEDINKGVKVTAISLNFHVTLATIIAEISKIIKEEMGIRDVILSGGVFQNNRLLTLAVELLKKDGFVVWTHGLVPANDGGISLGQAIVAWEKFKSST; encoded by the coding sequence ATGAATCCAAAAACACGCATCACGATAACGGGTATTGTCCAGGGGGTAGGTTTTCGTCCCTTCATCTATCATCTTGCAAATAAATACAACCTCAAAGGCTTTTGTCTGAATAATTCCCGGGGTGTATTTATCGAAGTACAGGGCGATATGGTCGACGAATTCATCCGGGAGATAAAGACATCACCCCCTCCTCTTTCAAAAATAGAAAAACTTACTTCGCATAGTATTTTCAGCAATGAAGTTTTTGAAGATTTTCGTATTCGTGAAAGCTTGACTTATGAAGGAGAATTTGCCTTAGTATCACCAGACATCTCTGTTTGCCATGAATGCCTGAAAGAGCTTTCGGATCCTTATGACAGGCGATACCGTTATCCGTTTATAAACTGTATAAACTGCGGTCCCAGATACTCTATTATCAGGGATATCCCTTATGACCGGTCATCAACCACCATGGCCTCTTTTTCTCTGTGTGAGGAATGCAACCGTGAGTACCATGATCCGGCAAACCGGCGATTCCATGCCCAGCCGAATGCCTGCCCCGCCTGTGGACCTGCCGTATGGCTGGTTGAAAAAGGGCAAAAGCCTGATCTTTGTATAAAGAACACAAACTACCCGGCCATCCGGAAGGCAAAAGAACTTCTTCAGGAAGGAGCTATCATTGCCATAAAAGGACTCGGTGGATTTCACCTTGCCTGCGATGCTACAAATAACGACGCAGTAAGAAGGCTCAGGGAGAGAAAGAGAAGATCCAATAAACCCTTTGCCCTGATGGCCCCGGATAGTGAAACCGTACGAAGCTTCTGTCTTGTTTCTGAAGAAGAAAAGGCAATACTCGAAGGAAGAATCCGCCCTATCGTAATTCTCAAAAAAAGTTTGCCAAACCCTGTCTCAGACACCGTTGCACCCAATAATAACCATTTTGGGCTAATGCTCCCCTATACCCCCCTTCACTACCTTCTTCTCGAGCCGGAAGAAATACGTTTTACCGCACTGGTAATGACGAGTGGGAACAAATCTGAAGAGACCATTGTAATCACAAACGAAGAGTCTGTCGAAAGGCTCTCCTCTCTTGCAGATTTTTTTCTCCTGCATAACAGGGACATCTACATGAGGGTTGATGATTCAATAGTAAGGAGTCAAAGACGCATAATACCGGACCTCAAAAGATCTGAGATTTCAGACTCAATATATGAAAACCAGGAAATTACATCTCAGATTCAAATTATCCGCCGGGCAAGGGGATTTGTTCCTGAAACGATTGATTTAGAAGAGGAGATGGCAGATATACTGGCTTGCGGTGCAGAACTGAAAAATACCTTTTGTCTTGTAAAACAGAAAAAAGCCATACTGAGCCAGCACATAGGAGATCTGCAAAATTACGACACCCTCGAATTTTTTAAGGAATGTCTTAAAAATCTGAAAAACACCTTCCGGATAAATCCCCAAATAATAGCCCATGATCTCCATCCTGATTATTTGAGTACAGGATTTGCCCTGGAATACGCGGCACAAACGGATATTCCGCAGTCACACATTATACCGGTGCAGCATCATCATGCCCATATTGTAAGTTGCATGACGGAGCATCATCTTAACCGTAAAGTAATAGGTATTGCCTTTGACGGTACAGGATACGGTACTGATGGTAATCTCTGGGGTGGAGAATTCCTGATCGCCGGCAAAGGAAATTTTATAAGAAAGGCCCATCTTCAGTATATCCCCATGCCCGGCGGTGATAAGGCAGCAAAAGAACCATGGAGAATGGCAATTGCTTATCTCTACAGTGCTTTTGGTAATGATATGTTTAATGCCTTACCCTCTTTCCTGAATCGGTTCAATAAAAAAGATCTTGTCCTTATCATTACCATGATAAAAAACAGCCTCAATTCCCCGTTATCCTCCAGTGCTGGCCGCCTTTTTGATGCCGTATCTTCTCTCCTGGGAATATGTGACAGGATAACATTTGAAGGTGAGGCTGCCATAGGATTAGAAACTGTAGCAGAAGATCATGATGAAAAAGATGCAAAATCATATCCATTCAAAATTATAAGCGGGATACCTATGCTTGTTGATCTGAAACCCCTTGTCCTATCAATAGTGGAAGACATCAATAAAGGAGTAAAGGTCACAGCAATATCTTTGAACTTTCATGTAACACTGGCTACTATTATTGCAGAGATTTCAAAGATAATAAAAGAAGAGATGGGAATACGGGATGTCATTTTATCCGGTGGAGTATTTCAAAATAATCGTTTATTAACATTAGCCGTTGAACTCCTTAAGAAAGACGGTTTTGTTGTTTGGACTCACGGACTGGTGCCTGCGAATGACGGTGGAATTTCCCTGGGCCAGGCAATTGTGGCATGGGAGAAATTCAAAAGCAGCACGTAA
- a CDS encoding HypC/HybG/HupF family hydrogenase formation chaperone, with translation MCLGIPGRIVEITTDIMAKADVAGTRKEINLMLVEDVRIGDYVIVHAGFAIQKVNEQEAQETLRILKEFTEGMSP, from the coding sequence ATGTGCCTGGGAATACCTGGAAGGATCGTAGAAATCACAACTGATATTATGGCAAAGGCCGATGTTGCTGGCACCAGAAAGGAAATAAATCTTATGCTGGTGGAAGATGTCCGCATTGGCGATTATGTAATTGTTCATGCAGGTTTTGCGATACAAAAGGTGAATGAACAGGAGGCACAGGAAACGTTAAGGATATTGAAAGAATTCACTGAGGGTATGTCTCCTTGA